Part of the Verrucomicrobiota bacterium genome is shown below.
CGGCGACCTTCACCATACGTTACGGGCACCGGCCGGCTTATCCCCGGGCGGGAGACGGCGCGCTGCCGGCCAGCCTCTGCAGCACCGATAACGTTTGCTGGAGGTTGTCACGCATCGAATGGCGGCGCGCCAGTTCAATGCATGCTTCCCGGACGCCCTCCCGCAGACGCGGATCCAGCCATTTCTCGATGGCGGCCCGGAGCGCCGGCACGTTTTTGGCGTCCGCAATCACGTCGCCATGAGTTCCCGGTCGCATGATTTCTGCAAAGCCGTTGGCAGCGGTCGTGATCACGGGTAACCCGAACGATGCGGCTTCCAGGCAGGCATTCGAGAACGGATCGTAAATCGTCGGCAGCACGAACATGTCTGCCGCGCCGTAAAGCGACCCCATGTCCGTTACGGCCCCAAGAAACCGCACATTGGACGGCACCGGCCACGGTTTTCTGCCTTCACCTGCAACCAGCAGCCGTACCCGCGGATCTTTGATGGCGGCCATGGCCTCCAGCGCGTAATGCAGGCCTTTGCGGAACCATCCTGAGCCGGCGAACAACACGGCGATCTCGTTTCCGTGGAGCTCCCACCGGTTGCGCCATTCCTGCCGGGTTCCCGGCCTTTTTCGGAACTGAGCCTCAGGCAGGCCGTTACGGATCACCGAAATCTGCTCGGCCGGATAATTGAAGGCGGCCATGATTTCCCGTTTTACCAGGTCGGAGTTGGTGATGACTTCGCGCGCTTTTCTTTGGCGAAGCAGGCTCTCCTCCAACTGCTGTATTTCCTGGTGCTTGCGATTGGTGAACCGCAACCGGTCCCGCCAGCCCGGTTCGTGAGCACGCCGCCGCTCAAGCCAGCGCGCGTGTACGCCGTCCCCGGCCCGGTAGCAATCGCAGCGAAGGATCCGTTCCAAGCTGAAAAGGACATCCACACCAGGCTGAATGGCCTGGAGGTTTTGGGCGAAACTCGCAGGCGTATCGCCCGGGACCGGCACAACTTTTCCGTACGGCCACTCGGCCGGGGGCCAGTCCGCCGTGCCGTAAAGCGTAACCTCATGGCCGGCATCCGCCAAGGCGCGCCCGAGCCGTTTCAGGTACGCTTCGGCGCCACCGGTCCGGGAAAACCCCCTGCGAACGAGACCAATTTTCATGGAACTTATCGGAAAGGTTGTTTGTAACCCAAGGCCGGATCCGAATCCAGCCGCATCGTCACACGGCGGGCACAGCGAGGAGGGCGGGCACAACGTAAGAGTTCACACGGCGAACACGGCGAGACACGGCGAACACGGCGGAAAGAAGGGGAAAGAATTCGGAGTTCGGAGGCGCCGTAAAATCAGGTCCGATCTCCCCGGAGGGTCAGGCCCACTCGGCGGGAAGACAGGAATCATCCGCAGAACACGCAGAAGAACGCAGAAAAAATCCACGAAACCGGAGCTTGACACCGGCAACCGGCCCCCATAAGGCCGCTCCGAACTCCGAGCCCCGAACTCCGAACGCTTTTCCCCTCTTCCCGCCGTGCCCGCCGTGCCCGCCGTGTGACCGACACCCGTTACTCGTTACCCGTTACCCGTTACCCGTTACCCGTTACCCGCCACTCTCTTCCATTTGCGGCATTTTTCGGCTTGTGGCACTTGTGGCATTCTTTCCCGTGTCAATGGACCCGTTACCCCGCAGCATTCTGTACGCAACCTCGGCCCGCATCGGGGGCTATGGGCTTGATGCCGTTGCTCATGAAACCCTGTTGGGTATCCGGGATCGTCTGGGGCTTGCCTTGGCGTACGGCAACCGTGCCGAGAATCTGCGCCGTGTACCCGTGCGGTCGCTCGCCTGGCACCCCGTCCGGCTGCTTTCCAACCTGGAAAGCCGTTATTATTATGGCGCGAAAAAGAAAGCGCTCGACCGTGTTGCGAGCCGGTTTCTACAGACGGGGCGGTTTGACCTTTTCCATGGATGGTCGGGCGAGGCGCTGCACACGTTGCGTACCGCCAGGCAACTCGGGATCCCGTCGGTGCTGGAAATCCCGACGTGGCACCGGCATAAAGGCAACCAAGTGCCTCTGAAAACGGAGCGCGAACTGGAGATGGAACGGGCCCCGATTCCGCGGCGCTGGCTTTACCGGTTACTGATCAGCCGGCAACAATCGCTTGAGGAATATGATCTGGCCGATCTCATCCTGGTGCTTTCCGAACGGGCGGCTGAAACCTTTCACGCCGCCGGCATTGCCGATACGAAATTGTTCCGCATGTCGCGCGGGGTGGACACTGGCCGGTTCCGGCCGGGTTCACCGCCGCCGCTGTTCCGGGCCGTGTTCGTCGGGGCGCTGATCCGGCGAAAAGGTGTTCACACCCTGCTGGAAGCCTGGAAGCGGCTCCAATTGCCGGACGCTGAGCTCTGGCTGGTGGGCCACGTTCATGCCGAGATCAGGCCGTTGCTGGAATCGTTGCCGTCCGGCGTGCAGGTGATCGGGTTTACCCGGGAGGTGGAAAAAATTTATCCCCAGTGCTCGGTCCACGTCTTTCCATCGGAGTGCGAGGGGAGTGCGAAATCGACGTATGAAGCTGCTGCCTGCGGTCTGGCGCAGGTGACGACGCGTGAGGCGGGTGATATTGTGGTAAACGGCGTTAACGGAATCATTGTCCCGCCCAATAACGTGGAAGCGCTTGCTACCGCCATTGAAACCCTTTACCGCAACCCGGCGATGCGGGAAGCCATGGGCTGTGCCGGGCGCGAGCGCGTCGTTTCCGAATTCACCTGGGACCATTTCCGCCGGCGGATTCTGGAAGCTTACCGGACAGTAATGCAGAGGCATCGCGGGTTCTGAGCGTGCACGAAGGATGAAGCGCATCCTGACGATCCAATTGAAACGGCTGGGGGACCTGGTCCTGAACACCGCCGCCCTGGGCAGCCTGCGCCAGGTGTATCCCGGCAGCCGGATAACCCTGATCATCGACCAGTACTCCGCCGAGCTTGCGCCCGCCATCGAGGGGGTGGATGAATTCTGGGTTTACCGGCGCAACCGATCTCTGCCGCTGTGGGTCAGGCTGTCGGGCACGAGATTCGACGGCTGCGTGGATTTTACGGGCAACGACCGTGCGGCCCTGATGGTGCTGCTCTCCAAGGCCTCGCGGCGCGCCGGCCTCCGGCGGCCTGAGCAACGGCGTTTACGGAATTGGATCTACAACGCGCCGGCCTATTCCTCCGTCAGAGACCTGCACACCGTGGATCTTTACCTTAACCTGGTCCGCCGTCTCGAGCCGAAGGCGATCCCGGCTGAACCGGCGTTGCGCCTCCCGGCGAACGTCCTGGCGGGCGCACGGAGCCTCCTTCAGGACCTGGGCATCAGAAACGCCTATTTCGTGGTTCAAGCCGGTACGGCTCGCGCCGAGAAACTCTGGCCCGCGGAATCCTGGGCCACCGTCATCGCTGAGGCGCACCGGCGCTCCGGGTTGCCCTGCCTGCTCACCGGCGGGCGGGAATCGGCAGAGTTAAAGCACGCCGAAACCATACGTTCGGCGATCGCAAGCCGGGCGCCCTGCATTGTGCTGGCCGGGAAGACGGATCTGCTGCTCACCTGCGCCCTGATCCGGCAGGCAACGTTCTTTCTGGGCGTCGATTCGGTCGGCGCTCACCTTGCCGCCGTGTTCAAGCGACCCGAACTGGTGTTGTTCGGGCCGACAAATCCGTTCCACTGGCGCCCACGCCACCCCGGCGGACGCGTGGTCCGCGCCGGTTTCGGACCCGATTACGAACCGCTTTCTCCCACCGAGCCGGGGCAGCCGATGACCGCACTGTCGACCGACACGGTGATTCGTGCTATGGGGGACCTTTGCGGATGACGATGAACACGGACTGCGGATGATGGTTTCCACAATGGGCATGAACCGCCATCTCGATCCGCAGTCCGTATAACGCGTCCGTAAAAGCCCGCGGGCCGGAAAATCCGGCATTTTCCGCAGGGGCAGGATTCGTGCGACATGGCCAAACCTAAATTTTCGATTCGACAGACGTGGCAAATCGCCATCGGCCCGTATCGTGACCTGTTTCCGTACCTCAAGCCTTACTGGTGGAGATTTGTTCTGGCTCTGCTCTTCGGCGCCCTGTACGGCATGGCCAGCGGGCTTCTACCTCTGGTGATGCGGTACGTAAATGCCCGGCTCTTTCCCCAGGGCAGCCGCCTTGCAGACTTCTCCGGGGCGGGTGGACCGGATATCAGCGGCGTGGTTATCGTGTGTGCGGCCATCCCGTTCATCTTTCTGCTCCGGAGCCTTTGCGACTACTTGAACGCCTACTACATGGCCTGGGTAAGTCTGCGCGTCCTGGCCGACCTGCGCTGCAGGCTGTTCGAGCATCTCCTGCGTCACTCGCTCGATTTTTTTAACCGTGAGCGTGCCGGCCTGCTGATTTCCCGGGTGGCCAACGATACCATGGTCGCGCAGAATGCGCTCACCAGCATCAGCAGCGACGTGATCAAACAGCCGCTGACCATCATTTGCGCACTGTACGCGTTGATTCACCTCGACTGGAAGTTCACGTTGATGAGCCTCGTCCTTTTTCCGCTCTGCATGGTGCCGATCATCGTTTACGGCAAGAAAGTGCGCAGCCAGGGTAAGAAGGAAGAGGCCAACGCCAGTTCCATGATGACGGTCCTGCAGGAAACCTTTGCCGGCATCCGCGTCATCAAAGCGTTCGCACGCGAGGAACGCGAGAATGCAAATTTCCGCCAGATTACCCAGCAACAGTTCCGGCACAGCATGAAGGTACGCAAAGCGATCGAGGTGGTCGGACCGATGGTGGAGGCGGTTGCGGCCGCAGGGGTCGGCCTCGCCTTGTTTTACGTTTGGACGACTCACCTTTCCGCCGCCAAATTCCTGGCGTTGCTGGCCGGCATTTTCATGCTTTATGACCCGGTCAAGAAGCTGAGCCGCATCCATCTCACGATGCAGAAATGCTTTACGGCCACGAGCAACATCTTCGAAATCATGCACCGGGAACCGTCGATCCAGGATCTTCCCGCCGCCGTCGCACTCGGGCGCAGCGCGGGCGATATCCGGATCGAGAACGTGACTTTCCGTTACCGGCCCGAGTTACCGCCCGCGGTTCAGCAGTTGAACCTGCATATCGAACCCGGCAAGTACTATGCCCTGGTCGGGTCCAGCGGGGCGGGGAAGAGCACAATCCTGTCATTGTTGCTGCGGTTTTATGACCCGGATGAAGGCGCCGTCCTGATTGATGGCCGGGATCTGCGGACGGTCCAGCAGCGCTCACTGCGAGATCAGATCGGGATCGTCACCCAGGACACGTTTCTGTTTCACGACACCATCCTGAACAACATCCGGTACGGTCGTCTGGATGCGACTGAAGCGGAGGTCATCGGGGCCGCGAAACAAGCGTATGCGCACGAGTTTATCCTGGCGCAGCCGAATGGCTACCAAACGGTGATCGGCGACAAAGGATGCCTGTTATCGGGCGGCCAGCAGCAGCGATTGTCCATCGCCCGGGCCCTCCTGAAGAATGCGCCGATTCTGCTCCTGGACGAAGCCATGTCGGCCCTTGATTCGGAGGCGGAACGGGAGATCCAGGCTGCCTTCGAGCGCCTGGCGGAAGGCCGTACGGTCATTGCCATCGCCCACCGGCTCTCGACGGTTCTTAAGGCCGACCAGATCGTCGTCATGCATCAGGGGCAGGTGCGGGAGATCGGTACCCATTCCGAACTGGTGCACGGTTCGATGCTTTATCGGCGGCTGTACGAATTGCAATTCAATGTGCAGACAGAAGAACTCGCCGGCGTCGTGGCCTGAAGGCCAACTTCGGTCACACGGTCACACGGCGATCGCAGCGGGAGAAAGCGGGCACGACGTAAGAGTTCACACGGCGAACACGGCGGACCACGGCGACCACAGCGAGAAGACAAAATCACCCGGCCCCTGACGCTCGACCCCGGATTCGGCCCCGGGGCAAAGACGGCGCAAGTTCCTGGCATGCCTAACCAGCAGACCTCATCTGCGGCATTCTTCTCCCCGCTGTGGTCGCCGTGTGAACTCTTACGTCGTGCCCGCTTTCTTCCGCTGCGATCGCCGTGTGACGGGTTAGCGACGCTTTGTTCCCGGCGTGCTCGTACGCGTACGGGCTTCCGACTTTCGGCCTTCCGGTTTTCGCGGTTCCGGCTTCTCCGGAGGTCCTCCGAGGATTTCCGCATGCGGTATCTCCCCCGCTTTGGGGGCTCGAATCTCGATGTCGCCGCCGCGTTTTTTGACGATTTTTGCCGCGATCGTAAAGCACATCGTGCGGTAAGGGTTAGCCTCGTCGTCTACCAGCAGTAGTTTCCTGCCCCGGAGGTCCTTGCGGCCTTTCACCTTCGGTCCTGCTCCCAGGTTGGCGAGCATCGATTCCGCATGAAACTGCGCACGTTTCCAAGACATAGTAGATCGCGACCGGGCAAGATAGGAACTCAACCCGCCCTTGGCGAGGAAAATCTCCATTATAAGCCTGAGGCCCGATCCCGGCTCCATCGTAGGGTGGAAGCCTTCTCGGGACAAACCGCGCCGGGTTAGGTTTTACGCACCCGTGCGGTCGCCGGCCGGGGGCTGCGGCGGCACCACACCGGAGTCGGCTGCGAAAACGCTACTACGTCAGAGCCAGCGCGCGTTCCTGGGAATTCTGCCGGGAGTCCATCGACTTCTGGCGCGTGCGCCGCCAGTCCAGAAACCAGGCGAACAGCAAGGCGAGCAGAGTCTGCAGCAGGACCAGTGCAGTCGAGGCCAGACCCCCTGGATTATTGGCCGGAGTCACCCAGCCTACGAGCACGAGCGACAAACAAATCTGAAAGGCAAACACCGGCAGCATGTTCTGGCCCACCCAGCAGAGCGGGCTCAACAGTTCCTGGCATCGTGCCAGGTAAGGCAGAATCTTTGCCCCGAGCCAGGTCACCACGAAAAAGTTCAGTATCCTCAATGGTCCCAGGTGCCATTTATTCAGAAACCACCAGGTCTTACTCGGGTCCAGTTCCAGGTAATTGCAGTACCACCGCCAGATCAGGAAAACGATCGCCAGGACCAGGAAGACCGCCTCGCCGGCCGCCGGCAGCCTGATCGGCTGCCTGGCCTGCAGGCATTTTCCGAAAAGCAGGCCGCCCACCCACAGGAACTGCCACGAAAACAGGTCAAACGGGCCGGGGTCGATGAACGACAGGCTCTTTACCGGCCCCAAGAGGGCGTCCCGCAGATTAAACTGGGACAGAACCCAAAGCGCCGCGCTCGCGATGAATACGTTGCGCCACCCCCAGCGTTTTGCCGCCCAGAAAGCCGCGGGCGTAAGCAGCGAGAAAACGACGTACATGGGCAGGATGTCCATCAACGGCGGCTGAAAAGCCAGGCCGAGCGACGCCAGCGCCGCAGCCGCCGGATTCTTCCAATACGGGCTCAGGAGATCCCGCAAACCCGGGAGTTGCAATAAAAACAGGCTTCCGATCCCGAAAGTGAACACAAGCGTAACCAGGTGCGCCTGGTAAATCCGCAGGGCCCGTCCCATCGTGGCCATTTTGGCGGCCTCAAAGCCTTGTCGCTCGGTTCGCTTCTGAAAGAGCATTCCGGCGAGAAAGGCAGAGACAAACACGAAATCCTCTGCCGTCGAAAAGAAGCCGACCGGCTGATCAGTGAACCGGCGCAAAGGCGACGGAGAATGATTGCTGATCATCAACAGCAGCAAGAAGCCGCGGAGGATATCGAGTTCAACCAATCGCTTCATAACGCATTTCAAACGGCAGATCCCGTGCCAATTCTGGAGATACCTTCAGTTTTCCCGGATACAGAGGGCTTGGCGGCCATTCAATGACACAGCCGTGGCTGCCTGATCGTGCTCAATTCAAGTATACGCCTGTCATTCTGCAAGGATTCGGACCTGAGAAAACGCCGGCCATCCTGCCCGGATTGGACCGAACCATCCCCCGGCGCGCTCGGCCTAGCTCGAAGTATGCGCAGGCGGCTGCGCCTTTACAGACGTCGCAGGTGAAGGCTGCGCTTTTGCCGCCGTTGCCGTCGAAGCCGACGGCGTCGCAGGACGCACCTCACTCGCCAGAAACGCGGAGACGTCGCGGCGCAAAATCTGGTAGCCGGCTCCGCTGAGATGAATCTGATCTTGCACGAAAAGGGCAGGATTCGGCTTCCGGTCCGATCCGAGCATGGCGGTGCAAATGTCGATGTACCTGGTCGCCGGCTCATTCTGCAGGAACGTCTTCACCATATCATTAAAGCGCAGGATATTGTTGAGATTACGGATCCGGGCCGGACAAGGCTTAACCGAGATATAGCCGATCGGCATCTGTTCCGAATAGCCGCGCAACGCACGATAAAGGTCTCGAAACGACGCAAACGCCTTTTCCGGCGAGGTCCCCTCGGCCAGATCGTTGTCCCCGGCGTAAAGCACCACGGCGACAGGCTTCAGGCGCAACACCAGCCGGGAGACGTACCGTACGCAATCGCTTAAATGCGAACCGCCAAAACCGCAATTAACGACCGGGTAACCCGCGAAATCCTGAGTCAGGCTGGTCCAGAGGCGAATGGACGAACTGCCGTAAAAAACGATCGGCCGTTGCGTGATGTCGATTCGCCGGCCTTCAAGCGCCGTTACCTCCTGTTCGAAGGGATTAAGGCCAAGCGGTGAAAGCGAAGCGGCCGGCGCCGGGCCGCCCGGTACGACCTGGGCGGGTACCGGGGTAAACGATCCCGCACACAGCAAAAGCGCCGTCACGGTCCGTAGGAACCAACTCTCACCTCGAGCCTTAACCTTCATTTTGGGTCAGTGTAAACTTCTTACAATACGCATTCGAAAACGCGGCGCAAGTCCCTATTTCGCATTCGCAAGCGCCTCGCGTAAAGCGTTGTTATTTGTGCCGGCTTGCTTTATGCAAGCCTCGAATCCCGATACCCAAGCAACTTCCCTATGCCAAATGCCGTGCCGGCCAGCGTACCCCCTGAATGGTGGCGGGGCGCAGTGATCTACGAAATTTACGTTCGCAGCTTTGCCGATTCCAACGGTGACGGAATCGGGGACCTGCGCGGGATCACCGCCAGGCTTGCTTACGTGCGGGACCTGGGGGTCGACGCGGTATGGCTCACGCCGTTCTTCAAGTCCCCCATGGCTGACTTCGGTTACGACGTCGAGGATTACACCGAGGTTGATCCTCAATTCGGGACCCTTGCCGATTTTGACGCGCTGGCAGCCGAGGCCGGCCGGCTCGGGCTGAAGGTCGTCATTGACCTCGTGCTCAGCCACACCTCCGAGCGGCACCCGTGGTTCCGTGAGAGCCGGAAAGACTGGCGGAACTCCAAGACCGGCTGGTACGTCTGGGCAGATCCCAAACCCGATGGAACGCCGCCGAACAACTGGGTGTCCGTGTTCGGTGGGCCCGCATGGCAGTGGGAGCCGAGGCGCCGCCAATATTACCTCCACAACTTCCTTAAAGAGCAGCCGGACCTGAACCTGCATCAACCTGCCGTGCAGGATGCCCTTTTGGACGTTGCGCGATTCTGGCTGGATCGCGGCGTCACCGGGCTTCGCCTGGACGCCGCCAATTTTTACATGCACGACGCCCTGCTGCGTGACAACCCGCCATGGCCCAAAGAACGGCCGTACGCGGGGGAAGGGCGCGACGACAACCCGTACTACTGGCAGCGTCACCTCTACGATAAGTCGCAACCTGAAAACCTCGCCTTCCTGCGCCGGATCCGGCAGTTGCTCGATCGTTACCCGGGCGCGATGGCTGTAGCCGAGGTTGCCGACGACGAGCCTGTCGTGCGCACGGCCGAATACGTCCAGGCCGGCGTCTTGCATACGGCTTACAATTTCAGTTTTCTGGGCAAAGCGTTCGATGCCGGCGCGGCGCGCACGGTGCTCGGCGAGTTTGCGGCGACGGCTCCGGAAGGGTGGCCGTCCTGGGCATTTTCGAACCACGACAGCATGCGCCTCGTTTCGCGTTGGCCGCGGTCGAGCGACCAGCCCGGTCTGGCCAAAATGCTGACCGCTTTGCTGGTGAGCATGCGCGGTACGCCCTTCGTCTACCAGGGCGAGGAACTCGGCCTCCCCGAAGCGGAAGTGCCGTTTGAACGGCTGCGTGATCCTTACGGAATCGCCTTCTGGCCGGACTACCGGGGCCGCGACGGTTGCCGTACGCCGATGCCGTGGACGGGCGAAGGTCCGGGCGCCGGCTTTTCCCAGGTTGAACCCTGGCTGCCGGTGCCGGATGAACATCGGCGCCTGTCCGTCGCGGCTCAGGCCGGGGATTCGGGCTCGGTGCTGAACCACGTCAAGGCATTGCTGGCCTGGCGCCGGGAACGGCCTGCCCTCATCATCGGAGACTTGCAGTTCCAGACGGCGGACGGTCCGCTGCTGGTGTTCCGGCGCACGGCTGACGGCCACGCGCCGGTATGGTGCGCGTTTAACTTTTCCGACCAGCAAGGGAGCTGCGAGTGGTCCGGCGACGCGCCGCTCAGCGAGTTTGGCGTTCACGCTGCCAGGCAGCCCGGTGAGGTTTCACTCGGACCTCATGGGTTCGTGTTGCTGGAGGAAAAGGCCGGGCAGGAAACTCACCGGCGCAGATAAGTTATACATCCGCTTTCACCTATGAGCTTCTTTCAATCTATCCTCGCCGCCGTGGCTGATCCGAACCACGCGGGCAACTCGGGCGACCTCCAACGCTGGGCGGGAATCGCGAACCTCCTGCCCGGACTGCAGGGCGCCGAACAGCAGCTGCAACCGATTCTGAACGTGCTGGGCGGACATGTGAAGGATGCCCTCAACGAACAGCAACAATCCCAGGGCACCGCGGCCGTCCAGCAGAGCGTCACGGATCTTGCCCAGGGCGGTGCAACCGTTCCTGATCTTCAGGATTTTTTCGGGGCCGATCGGTTCAACCAGATCGTGGCCGAGTTGACGCGGCGAACCGGGCTCAGTGAATCGACCCTGCTCGGCATGCTTCCCATGTTGCTTCCGGTTGTCATGCGGCTGCTCGCCACCGGCAACCATGTGCAAGACCCGCAGGCTCCGAACCCGGTGCTGGGCCAGTTTTTAAATGCCGGCCAGGGAGGGGGTGCACTCCTGTCCGAAGCGTTTCAACTCGCCTCCCAGTTCCTGAGCCGGCCACGATGAGCACAACCATGGGCGCGGACGAGCGCTGAACGGCCGGAACCGCGCCGCGCCGCCGGGTGCTCGGACACGATTCCGGGTACGGTTGCCGCAAAGCGTTCGTGTAAGCCCGCAAGCGTGGCAGGATCAAAACAACCGCGCCGCGCCCTTATATTCCGGTGATACAAGAAACTTGATGTGCACGGGAAATTCCGTAACCCGCTTTAACTGAATATTTGATCGCCTCCGGCAGTCCAAGCCCCACCCTCTCGTATGTTCCACCGACTGATTCCCTTCCTTTGGTTCACGGCCTCATTGGCCGTCGTGGGCTGCAATCAACCGGCGGACACCTCCGCCCAGATCCAGGCCCTTAACGACAAAATCCGTGACGTTGAAAAACGCGAACAGCAACTGCAGCTGCAAGCCGAACGGGATAAATTGGACGCCGAGCGTGCGGCTTTGGCGGCTGAGCGTAAGGACCTGGAGGCGAAAAAAGCGGGCTTTGGGCCCGATTCACGATCAAAAGCGCCGGTCCTGCTTGCCGCCTCATCCGACGAAACGCGGCATCCCCGGCATGCAGATCGTTCCGAGAGCGACGGTGACGAGGAGCGTCCGGCAGCGGCCGATGACGATGACGCCGGCTATGATGGTCCGCCCCCGTCCGGCGCATCCTACGACGTCTTCTACGAAGATCTACGGGAAGGCGGCCAATGGTTTGACGACGCCACTTATGGGTACGTGTGGCAGCCCGAGGTGGCGGCCGAAGATCCAGGCTGGCGGCCTTATACCGATGGCCGCTGGGTCTACACCGACCGTGGCTGGACCTGGGTTTCCAACGAAAGTTTTGGTTGGGCATGTTACCATTATGGCCGTTGGGCCCGACTGCGGGAGCGCGGCTGGATCTGGGTGCCGGGTGATCGATGGGCGCCCGCCTGGGTTTCCTGGCGGGAGTCAGAGGATGAAGGTTACGTCGGTTGGGCGCCCCTCCCGCCCGAGTGCGAGCCGCAGCCCCGAACGCGGGTCCAGGGGTGGGTTGATCAGTATTACGATATCGGCCCGGCAGCGTACGTCTTCCTCAAGATCGCTGACCTGGTGCGGCCTTCCTACCGGCAATCGGTGCTGCCCGTGCAGCAAAACGTTTCGATTATCGAGCGCACCAGAAACATCACCGACATCTACTACAACAACCAGACCGTCAATGTTGCGGGACCTCGGTACGAACAGTTGGTGCAGCGGGTCAACCAGCCCATTCCCAAATGCCAGATCGACTACGTAACGCCTGCCCAACCGCGGGCTCCGTTCCAGACGGTTATTACCGGCAACCGCCTGCAAGTCGTCGCGCCGCCTGCCCGGTTGCAGCCTCGGGCCACCGTCCCGCCCCGGGCGACCCAGACGATTCAGAGTGCTCAAGTCGAACGGGGTTGGCAAAACGTTGACCCGGATCATGCCCGGCAGATCCGTCAGGCCTTGGCCCGCAGCGAACCCCAGGTCCCAAAAACCTTGCCTCCACAACCGGCGCCGCCGCCCAAAGCGGTGATCGTGGCGCGCCAGCCGTCGGCGGGGACACCTGCCGCTCCTCAGGCATCGCCCGGCGCCAATGACCTTTCGGCGCAACGGACGAAGCTGGAAGCGGAGCGCGCCCGGCTTGAGCAGCAGAAGCAGGCGCTCGAGCAGCATAACCAGCCGCCGCAGGCCGGGCCGCCGCACCAGCAGGCATCCCCGCCGCAGCCCGGCACCCAACGGCAGCCTCAGCTGCCACCGGGAGCGCAACCACCCCCGGCCGGCGCCCGGCAAGCCCAGCAGCCGCAGACCGCGCCGGGGCCGGCGCAAAAGCAGCAGCCGTTGAACGCTCAGCCGGAAGCCTCGCAGCGCCAGGCCGGGCAGCAGCCCGCGCAACCCCAGCCCCAGGCCGCACAATCACCACAGCAGCCGCAGGCGCAACCGGAAACGCAGCGGCACGCGCAAGCCGGGCAGCAGCCTGCGCAACCGGCTGCCGGCCAGCGCCAGGCCGAGCAGCAGCGCGTCCGGCAGCCGAACGCGCCATCACCGGCCGGCGCTCAACACCAGGTCGAACCGG
Proteins encoded:
- a CDS encoding alpha-glucosidase, whose amino-acid sequence is MPNAVPASVPPEWWRGAVIYEIYVRSFADSNGDGIGDLRGITARLAYVRDLGVDAVWLTPFFKSPMADFGYDVEDYTEVDPQFGTLADFDALAAEAGRLGLKVVIDLVLSHTSERHPWFRESRKDWRNSKTGWYVWADPKPDGTPPNNWVSVFGGPAWQWEPRRRQYYLHNFLKEQPDLNLHQPAVQDALLDVARFWLDRGVTGLRLDAANFYMHDALLRDNPPWPKERPYAGEGRDDNPYYWQRHLYDKSQPENLAFLRRIRQLLDRYPGAMAVAEVADDEPVVRTAEYVQAGVLHTAYNFSFLGKAFDAGAARTVLGEFAATAPEGWPSWAFSNHDSMRLVSRWPRSSDQPGLAKMLTALLVSMRGTPFVYQGEELGLPEAEVPFERLRDPYGIAFWPDYRGRDGCRTPMPWTGEGPGAGFSQVEPWLPVPDEHRRLSVAAQAGDSGSVLNHVKALLAWRRERPALIIGDLQFQTADGPLLVFRRTADGHAPVWCAFNFSDQQGSCEWSGDAPLSEFGVHAARQPGEVSLGPHGFVLLEEKAGQETHRRR
- a CDS encoding DUF937 domain-containing protein, translated to MSFFQSILAAVADPNHAGNSGDLQRWAGIANLLPGLQGAEQQLQPILNVLGGHVKDALNEQQQSQGTAAVQQSVTDLAQGGATVPDLQDFFGADRFNQIVAELTRRTGLSESTLLGMLPMLLPVVMRLLATGNHVQDPQAPNPVLGQFLNAGQGGGALLSEAFQLASQFLSRPR